A region of Bacillus cabrialesii DNA encodes the following proteins:
- the gerKA gene encoding spore germination protein GerKA, with product MPLFSKQKDKNDSKDKQKTEEKNQAQQQEKERPVLVSPRLAENIAETKKEVGSSSDVIVREIKIGEQDRVHLAIIYIAGLVDNNTIHESLIEPLVQDESIQNSHVIQQILEKTLPLGGVKAEKSWDKLFSELMLGNALVFADGFEEALICSTQGGEQRSIQEPSTQMSFRGPRQGFTESLQTNISMIRRYIKNPNVWVEKMKLGSVTHTDVALMYIHGICDEKVLKEVRSRLKKIDIDSILESGYIEQLIEDETFTTFPTMYHTERPDVVAGNLLEGRFAIVVDGTPFVLIAPALFVQFFQSVEDYYSRFDIATSIRVLRVLVFFISLVAPAVYVAATTFHQEMIPTQLLVVIAAQREIVPFPAVVEALTMEVAFEILREAGVRLPRVVGSAVSIVGALVIGQAAVQAGIVSPAMVIIVALTAIASFATPAFAMAISARLIRFIFIIASSVMGFYGLILGIIMMFVHLCSLRSFGVPYMSPLAPFSSQGVKDTLFRVPWWADEKRPESVSKEDKVRQGQDQRPEPDGSRGMVNKDLKEGDQNGT from the coding sequence ATGCCTTTATTTTCTAAGCAAAAGGACAAGAACGATTCGAAAGATAAACAGAAAACAGAAGAAAAGAATCAGGCTCAGCAGCAAGAAAAAGAAAGGCCGGTTCTCGTTTCTCCCAGATTGGCAGAAAATATAGCGGAAACGAAGAAGGAAGTCGGAAGCAGCTCGGACGTCATCGTTCGTGAGATTAAAATCGGGGAGCAGGACCGTGTCCATCTGGCCATTATTTATATTGCGGGGCTGGTCGATAATAACACAATCCATGAATCCTTAATCGAGCCTTTGGTTCAGGATGAATCTATCCAGAATTCTCATGTGATCCAGCAGATTCTTGAAAAAACGCTCCCGCTGGGCGGTGTAAAAGCGGAGAAGAGCTGGGACAAGCTTTTTTCTGAATTAATGCTCGGCAATGCGCTGGTTTTCGCAGACGGTTTTGAAGAGGCCCTGATTTGCAGCACACAAGGGGGAGAGCAGCGTTCCATTCAAGAGCCGAGCACCCAAATGTCATTCCGCGGTCCGCGCCAAGGGTTTACAGAATCTCTGCAAACCAATATATCCATGATCCGGCGATACATTAAAAATCCAAATGTATGGGTAGAGAAAATGAAACTTGGATCTGTAACCCATACGGATGTCGCACTCATGTACATTCATGGCATTTGTGATGAAAAGGTGCTGAAGGAAGTGCGCTCGCGGCTGAAAAAAATAGATATTGACAGTATTTTGGAGTCTGGATATATCGAGCAGCTGATTGAAGATGAAACCTTTACAACGTTTCCGACCATGTATCATACAGAACGCCCTGATGTTGTAGCGGGAAATCTGTTAGAAGGAAGATTTGCGATTGTTGTGGACGGAACGCCGTTTGTTCTGATTGCCCCTGCCTTATTTGTTCAATTCTTTCAGTCTGTTGAAGATTACTATTCGCGTTTTGACATTGCGACAAGCATACGGGTTCTGCGGGTTTTAGTCTTTTTTATTTCACTTGTGGCTCCGGCCGTTTACGTGGCAGCCACAACGTTTCACCAAGAAATGATCCCGACGCAGCTGTTAGTCGTCATTGCGGCCCAGCGGGAAATTGTTCCCTTTCCGGCTGTTGTCGAAGCCCTTACGATGGAGGTTGCTTTTGAGATTCTGAGGGAAGCCGGCGTCAGGCTGCCGCGTGTTGTCGGCTCTGCGGTATCGATCGTGGGGGCGCTCGTGATCGGGCAGGCTGCCGTACAGGCCGGCATCGTCTCTCCGGCCATGGTCATCATCGTTGCGCTCACCGCGATTGCGAGCTTCGCGACACCCGCATTTGCCATGGCGATTTCAGCCCGCCTTATTCGGTTTATCTTTATCATTGCCTCCTCTGTTATGGGATTTTACGGGCTGATTTTAGGCATTATTATGATGTTTGTGCATTTATGCAGCCTGCGCTCTTTCGGCGTTCCTTACATGTCGCCGCTTGCGCCTTTTTCTTCTCAAGGGGTAAAGGATACGCTGTTCAGGGTTCCGTGGTGGGCTGATGAAAAAAGGCCGGAATCTGTCAGTAAGGAAGATAAGGTGCGGCAGGGGCAAGATCAGCGGCCGGAGCCCGACGGTTCACGCGGAATGGTGAACAAAGACTTGAAAGAAGGAGATCAGAATGGTACGTAA
- a CDS encoding Ger(x)C family spore germination protein, which yields MVRKCLLAVLMLLSVIVLPGCWDKRELTDLAIISAIGIDRTNEGNYVLHLQIINPGNVAGGLQGGGAGDRPPVSVYSIEGDNMTEALRKASMKVSRRLYFAHTNLVVISEKLAKEEGLYVVLDNLDRDTEFRTTATLVVAHKTKAENIVKILTPIDKIPSNKVNKTLDFTEAQYGRVVKTNIQDVTKTLAASTRAPVIPGYMMIGDDKKGISMENTQATDPKAILQADGLAIFNKSGHLKYWIEDDESVGAVWLMNKVQHTFINADWDKTKDAVSLQVTHQTTKLVPEMRNGRPRMHIHVTVEGIIDAVKYPFQLSNPKVLAALEKALNKELENEISDTVKKVKKNKIDFIGFGDTIYRKYPKQWEKMKDTWDKEYLPDLPVDVKAETYIRRTGLRNDPLKHQLEDK from the coding sequence ATGGTACGTAAATGTCTATTAGCCGTTCTTATGCTTTTGAGCGTCATTGTGCTGCCCGGTTGTTGGGATAAGCGGGAGCTGACGGATCTTGCGATTATCTCGGCGATCGGCATCGATCGGACAAACGAAGGCAACTACGTGCTGCATCTTCAAATTATCAATCCCGGAAATGTCGCCGGAGGGCTTCAGGGAGGCGGTGCCGGAGACAGGCCGCCTGTATCTGTCTATTCAATTGAAGGAGACAACATGACGGAAGCACTAAGAAAAGCTTCCATGAAGGTATCCCGGCGGCTTTACTTTGCCCATACTAATCTGGTCGTGATCAGCGAAAAGCTGGCGAAAGAAGAAGGCTTGTATGTTGTGTTAGATAATCTTGACCGGGACACAGAATTCAGGACAACGGCGACACTTGTCGTTGCCCATAAAACAAAAGCGGAAAATATCGTCAAAATCCTGACGCCGATTGATAAAATTCCATCAAATAAAGTCAATAAAACACTCGACTTCACTGAGGCACAATACGGACGGGTGGTCAAAACCAATATTCAGGACGTCACGAAAACGCTGGCCGCCTCCACAAGGGCGCCGGTGATTCCGGGATATATGATGATTGGTGATGATAAAAAAGGAATCAGCATGGAAAACACGCAGGCGACTGACCCGAAAGCGATTCTTCAGGCAGACGGTTTGGCGATTTTTAATAAGTCAGGGCATTTAAAGTATTGGATTGAAGATGATGAAAGCGTGGGGGCTGTTTGGCTGATGAATAAGGTTCAGCATACGTTTATTAATGCTGACTGGGACAAGACGAAGGATGCCGTCAGCTTGCAGGTCACCCATCAAACTACAAAGCTGGTGCCTGAGATGCGGAACGGACGGCCGCGCATGCACATACACGTGACGGTTGAAGGCATAATAGACGCTGTCAAATACCCTTTCCAATTGTCTAATCCAAAGGTGCTGGCCGCTCTTGAAAAAGCCCTCAACAAAGAGCTGGAAAATGAAATCAGCGATACTGTGAAAAAGGTCAAGAAAAACAAAATTGATTTTATTGGTTTTGGTGACACGATTTATAGAAAGTATCCAAAGCAATGGGAAAAAATGAAGGACACCTGGGACAAAGAGTATTTGCCCGATCTGCCTGTCGATGTGAAAGCGGAGACGTATATCAGAAGAACGGGATTGCGAAACGATCCGCTCAAACATCAGCTTGAAGATAAATAG
- a CDS encoding GerAB/ArcD/ProY family transporter, with translation MEKAKISIRQLFVMIIIFELGSSLLITPGTMAGRDAWIAVLLGCAAGLFLFYLYQGIYQCYPESSPKEYMDDMLGTKLSWMFSFLYILYFAYIAARVLRDFGEMLLTFAYHDTPIIIVNAMLMVVSVYAVRKGIEVLARSAELLFGAMYLLGAIGLVLIIVSGSMDPHHLKPVLADGIYPVIHSVFTQTMYVPFGEVVLFVMIFPNLNDRKNVKKTGMIAMAISGLLVALTVAINISVLDVDLTLRSQFPLLSTIQTIKVEEFLDRLDVFFMLALIIGGFFKVSLYLYAVVVGTSTLFKEKNPSQLAYPMGLGILILSITIATNFSEHLNEGLKVVPLYIHLPFQILFPLFLFILAVWKKKRREKSNGSEAKKQ, from the coding sequence ATGGAAAAAGCCAAAATCAGCATAAGGCAGCTGTTTGTCATGATTATCATTTTTGAGCTGGGCAGCTCCTTATTGATTACACCGGGAACGATGGCGGGCAGAGATGCTTGGATAGCGGTTCTGTTGGGCTGTGCGGCCGGTTTGTTTCTTTTCTATTTGTACCAAGGCATTTATCAATGCTACCCGGAATCTTCCCCGAAAGAATATATGGATGATATGCTCGGAACCAAGCTGAGCTGGATGTTTTCATTTCTGTATATCTTGTACTTTGCCTATATTGCCGCGCGGGTGCTCCGTGACTTTGGAGAAATGCTGCTGACGTTTGCATACCATGATACACCTATCATTATCGTCAATGCGATGCTGATGGTAGTGAGCGTTTATGCCGTCAGAAAAGGAATTGAAGTGCTCGCCCGATCGGCCGAGCTTTTGTTCGGAGCCATGTATTTATTGGGTGCGATCGGCCTCGTGCTGATTATTGTCTCGGGTTCTATGGACCCGCATCATTTAAAACCGGTTTTAGCAGACGGCATTTATCCTGTCATTCACTCCGTATTCACGCAGACGATGTACGTTCCGTTTGGTGAAGTTGTGTTATTTGTGATGATTTTCCCTAATTTGAATGACAGAAAAAATGTGAAAAAAACGGGGATGATCGCCATGGCTATTAGCGGATTGCTTGTAGCGCTCACCGTGGCGATTAATATCAGCGTGCTTGATGTTGATCTTACACTTAGGTCTCAGTTTCCGCTTTTAAGTACGATCCAGACGATCAAGGTTGAAGAATTTTTAGATCGGCTCGATGTGTTTTTTATGCTGGCGCTGATTATCGGCGGTTTTTTCAAAGTCAGCCTTTACTTGTACGCGGTAGTGGTGGGCACGTCCACGCTCTTTAAGGAAAAGAACCCCTCTCAATTGGCTTACCCGATGGGATTGGGCATCTTAATCCTTTCGATTACGATCGCGACGAACTTTTCGGAGCATTTGAACGAAGGCTTAAAAGTAGTGCCGCTGTATATACATTTGCCCTTTCAGATTTTGTTTCCGCTCTTTCTGTTTATTTTGGCTGTTTGGAAAAAGAAGCGAAGAGAGAAATCAAATGGATCGGAAGCAAAAAAACAATAA
- a CDS encoding ABC transporter ATP-binding protein, translating to MSLLEFQQVGYWYKDKSQPLFQDINISFQKGKFYTIVGTSGTGKTTFLSLAGGLDAPKEGTILYDGKAVSKIGLTNFRNQYVSIVFQAYNLLPYMTALQNVTTAMDITGSKEKNKEAYALEMLEKVGINEKQARQKVLTLSGGQQQRVSITRAFCCDTDLIVADEPTGNLDEDTSKEIVRLFQDLAHKENKCVIMVTHDEQIAKVSDINIRLSRGSFTVKENVAVV from the coding sequence ATGAGCTTATTAGAATTTCAACAAGTCGGCTACTGGTATAAAGACAAAAGCCAGCCGTTGTTTCAGGATATCAACATCAGCTTTCAAAAAGGAAAATTCTATACAATCGTCGGCACATCAGGGACAGGGAAAACCACTTTCCTGTCTCTGGCAGGCGGACTTGACGCACCAAAAGAAGGAACCATCCTTTACGATGGAAAAGCGGTTTCCAAAATCGGCTTAACAAATTTCAGAAATCAATATGTATCCATTGTCTTTCAGGCGTACAACCTGCTTCCATATATGACGGCTCTGCAAAATGTCACAACCGCAATGGACATCACAGGTTCTAAAGAAAAGAACAAAGAAGCTTATGCGCTGGAGATGCTGGAAAAGGTCGGCATCAATGAAAAACAAGCCCGGCAAAAAGTGCTGACACTCAGCGGCGGACAGCAGCAGCGGGTATCGATTACAAGGGCTTTCTGCTGTGACACGGATCTCATCGTAGCCGATGAGCCGACCGGAAACCTTGATGAGGATACATCAAAAGAAATCGTGCGGCTCTTTCAAGATCTGGCGCACAAGGAAAATAAATGCGTCATCATGGTAACGCACGATGAGCAAATTGCCAAAGTATCGGACATCAACATCCGACTTTCAAGAGGAAGCTTTACTGTGAAGGAAAACGTCGCAGTCGTATAA
- a CDS encoding ABC transporter permease, whose amino-acid sequence MNFIKRAFWNMKAKKGKTLLQLFVFTVICVFVLSGLTIQSAAQKSSELARQELGGSVTLQVDRQKQMEKQQGSGEKRSFESTPIKVSDANKLAALDHVKSYNYITSASANAGNFDAIESSSSSSSDSSSSSSSSNAKNSQGGGQGGPQMVQADLSIEGVISTALVDDFSDGDSKITDGRAITKSDVGKKVTVINETLAEENDLSVGDSITIESATDEDTTVKLKIVGIYKTTSSGDDQAQNFSFLNPYNKLYTPYTATAALKGDDYKNTIDSAVYDMDDAENMDAFVKAAKKTSIDFDTYTLNTNDQLYQQMVGPIENVASFSKNVVYLVSVAGAVILGLIVMMSIRERKYEMGVLMAIGEKRWKLIGQFLTEILIVAVIAIGLASVTGNLVANQLGNQLLSQQISSSTDSTQTASGQSGQMHGGGGMGGGMFGHSSSNVDVIDSLNVAVSMNDMLVLGGIGILIAIIATLLPSISVLRLHPKTILTKQE is encoded by the coding sequence ATGAACTTTATCAAACGGGCCTTTTGGAATATGAAGGCTAAAAAGGGAAAAACGTTATTGCAATTATTTGTGTTTACAGTCATATGTGTCTTTGTTCTGTCAGGCCTCACCATCCAGTCGGCAGCACAAAAATCAAGCGAACTGGCCAGACAGGAGCTTGGCGGTAGCGTGACGCTTCAGGTTGACCGCCAAAAGCAAATGGAAAAACAGCAGGGCAGCGGAGAAAAACGCAGCTTCGAATCGACACCGATCAAAGTATCTGATGCGAATAAACTTGCAGCACTCGATCATGTGAAGAGCTACAACTACATCACATCAGCTTCAGCCAACGCAGGAAACTTTGATGCGATTGAAAGCTCAAGCTCCAGTTCAAGTGATTCCAGTTCGAGCAGTTCAAGCTCAAATGCTAAAAACAGCCAAGGCGGCGGACAAGGCGGACCGCAAATGGTTCAAGCCGATCTTTCGATTGAAGGTGTCATCAGCACAGCGTTAGTCGATGATTTCTCTGATGGAGATTCAAAAATCACAGACGGACGCGCGATTACAAAATCAGATGTCGGCAAAAAAGTAACAGTGATCAACGAAACATTAGCGGAAGAAAATGATTTAAGCGTTGGCGATTCGATCACGATTGAATCAGCAACTGATGAAGATACAACAGTAAAACTGAAAATTGTCGGTATCTATAAAACAACGTCTTCAGGCGATGACCAAGCCCAGAATTTCTCTTTCTTAAATCCTTACAACAAGCTTTACACACCGTACACAGCAACAGCGGCGCTGAAAGGCGACGACTATAAAAATACGATTGACTCAGCTGTTTATGATATGGACGATGCGGAAAACATGGATGCTTTTGTAAAAGCAGCGAAGAAAACATCCATTGACTTCGATACGTACACACTGAATACAAACGATCAGTTGTACCAGCAAATGGTCGGCCCGATTGAAAATGTGGCTTCCTTCTCTAAAAACGTCGTGTATCTTGTATCAGTGGCGGGCGCTGTCATTCTCGGCCTGATTGTCATGATGTCAATCAGAGAGCGCAAATATGAGATGGGCGTGTTAATGGCCATCGGTGAGAAACGCTGGAAATTAATCGGACAGTTCTTAACGGAGATTCTGATTGTGGCAGTTATCGCAATCGGCCTTGCATCGGTGACGGGAAATCTAGTCGCGAACCAGCTCGGAAATCAGCTTTTATCCCAGCAGATCAGTTCATCAACTGATTCAACGCAAACCGCAAGCGGACAAAGCGGACAAATGCATGGCGGTGGCGGCATGGGCGGCGGAATGTTCGGCCACAGTTCATCAAACGTGGACGTTATCGATTCACTGAACGTCGCGGTGTCTATGAACGACATGCTTGTTCTTGGCGGAATCGGCATCTTAATCGCCATCATCGCAACATTGCTGCCGTCGATTTCAGTACTGCGGCTCCATCCGAAAACGATATTGACAAAACAGGAATAG
- the yclJ gene encoding two-component system response regulator YclJ yields the protein MKILMIEDNVSVCTMTEMFFFKEGFEAEFVHDGLEGYQRFTEENWDLIILDIMLPSMDGVTICRKIRETSTVPIIMLTAKDTESDQVIGFEMGADDYVTKPFSPLTLVARIKAVNRRYQATGKAVIDEDMIESECFTINKKTREVFLNGEPVENLTPKEFDLLYYLVQNPRQVFSREQLLEQVWGYQFYGDERTVDVHIKRLRKKLASEEQPFLYTVWGVGYKFDED from the coding sequence ATGAAAATATTAATGATAGAAGATAATGTTAGTGTATGTACGATGACGGAGATGTTCTTTTTTAAGGAAGGGTTTGAAGCGGAATTCGTTCATGACGGGTTAGAGGGATACCAGCGTTTTACGGAAGAAAACTGGGATCTGATCATTTTGGACATTATGCTGCCATCCATGGACGGCGTGACCATCTGCAGAAAAATAAGAGAGACAAGCACAGTGCCGATTATCATGCTGACCGCCAAAGACACGGAATCTGATCAGGTCATTGGTTTTGAGATGGGGGCGGACGATTATGTCACGAAGCCGTTCAGCCCGCTGACATTGGTTGCCCGCATCAAAGCCGTCAACAGAAGATATCAGGCGACAGGCAAGGCGGTTATTGATGAAGATATGATTGAATCGGAATGCTTTACAATTAATAAGAAAACGAGAGAAGTATTTTTAAACGGAGAGCCTGTAGAAAACCTCACACCGAAGGAATTCGATCTGCTTTATTACCTCGTCCAAAATCCGCGGCAGGTGTTCTCCAGAGAACAGTTGCTTGAGCAGGTATGGGGCTATCAGTTCTACGGAGATGAGCGCACCGTCGACGTTCACATTAAACGGCTGCGGAAAAAGCTTGCCAGCGAGGAGCAGCCTTTCCTATATACCGTGTGGGGAGTAGGGTATAAATTTGATGAAGATTAA
- a CDS encoding sensor histidine kinase codes for MMKIKYLYQLLLSHISILILAFVIVISLFSHFVKDFAYQNKVEELTSYAVQIADEFQNGRVDMHRLYPYQDLLSTRKTQFMLFDEKQRPYFMPEGFPPREKLKKSEWNKLKKGQTVMIRADGRFDDEVSLVAQPIFVQNEFKGAVLLISPISGVEQMVNQVNLYMFYAVISTLVITVLVSWLLSKFHVKRIEKLREATDKVASGDYDIHLESSYGDEIGVLASDFTIMAKKLKQSRDEIDRLEKRRRQFIADVSHELRTPLTTINGLVEGLNSHTIPEDKKEKCFSLISEETKRMLRLVKENLDYEKIRSQQITLNKLDVPLIEVFEIVKEHLEQQAEEKQNKLTIQVEDHIIVHADYDRLIQILVNITKNSIQFTQNGNIWLRGLEGYKETIIEIEDTGIGISKEDIEHIWERFYKADISRTNTAYGEYGLGLSIVKQLVEMHQGTVEIKSEEGKGTKFIIRLPLTAKQQ; via the coding sequence TTGATGAAGATTAAATATTTATACCAGCTGCTGCTGAGCCATATCAGCATTTTGATTTTAGCGTTTGTCATTGTCATTTCGCTATTTTCTCACTTTGTGAAAGATTTTGCCTATCAAAATAAAGTAGAGGAACTGACGTCATATGCGGTGCAGATCGCAGATGAATTCCAAAACGGTCGCGTTGATATGCACAGATTATATCCTTACCAGGATTTGCTGAGCACGAGAAAGACACAGTTCATGCTCTTTGATGAAAAGCAGCGCCCTTATTTCATGCCTGAAGGCTTTCCGCCTAGGGAAAAGCTGAAGAAATCAGAATGGAATAAGCTGAAAAAAGGGCAGACTGTCATGATCAGAGCCGATGGCCGTTTTGATGATGAAGTGTCCCTTGTGGCGCAGCCTATATTTGTCCAGAACGAATTTAAAGGGGCCGTTCTGCTGATTTCTCCAATCAGCGGGGTGGAACAGATGGTCAACCAGGTCAATCTTTATATGTTTTACGCTGTAATCAGCACGCTTGTGATTACCGTTCTCGTCAGCTGGCTTTTGTCCAAATTCCATGTGAAACGGATCGAAAAGCTGAGAGAAGCGACGGATAAAGTGGCTTCCGGCGATTATGACATCCATCTGGAAAGCAGCTACGGAGACGAAATCGGCGTGCTGGCGTCTGACTTTACGATCATGGCGAAAAAATTAAAACAATCAAGAGATGAAATCGACCGCCTTGAGAAGCGGAGAAGGCAGTTTATCGCTGACGTATCACACGAGTTAAGGACGCCGCTGACCACGATCAACGGTTTGGTTGAAGGGCTGAACAGCCATACGATTCCTGAGGATAAGAAGGAAAAATGCTTCTCGCTCATCAGTGAGGAAACGAAGCGAATGCTGCGGCTCGTAAAAGAAAATCTGGATTATGAAAAAATCAGATCCCAGCAAATTACCTTGAACAAGCTCGATGTTCCGCTGATCGAGGTTTTCGAAATTGTGAAAGAGCACTTGGAACAGCAGGCGGAAGAAAAGCAAAACAAGCTGACGATTCAGGTAGAGGATCACATTATCGTCCATGCCGATTATGACCGGTTAATTCAAATTCTCGTCAACATTACGAAAAACAGCATCCAATTTACGCAAAACGGCAACATTTGGCTGCGCGGATTAGAAGGATATAAAGAGACGATTATCGAAATCGAGGATACGGGAATCGGCATTTCAAAAGAGGATATTGAGCATATTTGGGAGCGGTTCTACAAGGCTGATATTTCAAGAACGAACACGGCATACGGGGAATACGGACTTGGTCTCTCCATCGTCAAGCAGCTCGTTGAAATGCATCAGGGCACAGTAGAAATCAAGAGTGAAGAAGGAAAAGGCACGAAGTTCATCATCCGCCTTCCTTTAACGGCAAAGCAGCAATAA
- the rapC gene encoding response regulator aspartate phosphatase RapC yields the protein MKSGVIPSSAVGQKINEWYKYIRTFSVPDAEVLKAEIQQELKHMQHDSNLLLYYSLMEFRHQLMLDYLEPLEKLNIEDQPSLSELSRNIDSNQADLKGLLDYYVNFFRGMYEFDKREFISAITYYKQAEKKLSFVADHIERAEFYFKIAEAYYYMKQTYFSLINIKNAYEIYVEQETYNVRIIQCHFVFGVNLMDERNFEQAARHFKLALDMAEGEQKAQLVGRAYYNLGLCYYNQDLLDLAIDYFEKAVSTFESSRIVNSLPQAYFLITLIYYKRGKHDKASEYHKRGYEYAKETDDADYAVKFEFLQSLYQDQPNEEGIERCFQYLKNKNMYADIEDLALEVAKYYYEQKWFKLSASYFLKVEEARKQIQRSEGLYEIEI from the coding sequence ATGAAGAGCGGGGTAATTCCTTCTTCAGCGGTCGGTCAAAAAATTAACGAGTGGTACAAATATATCCGCACATTCAGCGTGCCGGATGCCGAAGTGTTAAAAGCTGAAATCCAGCAGGAACTGAAACACATGCAGCACGATTCCAACTTGCTGCTTTATTATTCACTAATGGAATTCCGCCACCAGCTTATGCTTGATTATCTAGAGCCGTTAGAGAAGTTAAATATCGAGGACCAGCCGAGCCTGTCTGAATTATCTAGAAACATCGACAGCAATCAGGCGGATCTCAAAGGGCTGCTCGACTATTATGTGAATTTTTTCCGCGGAATGTATGAGTTTGATAAGCGGGAATTTATTTCTGCCATTACATATTATAAACAAGCGGAGAAAAAGCTTTCCTTTGTCGCAGACCATATTGAACGGGCTGAATTCTATTTTAAGATCGCGGAAGCTTATTATTATATGAAGCAAACGTATTTTTCATTGATTAATATAAAAAACGCCTATGAAATTTATGTGGAGCAGGAAACCTATAATGTGAGAATCATTCAGTGCCATTTTGTGTTCGGGGTCAATCTAATGGATGAAAGGAATTTCGAACAAGCCGCCCGCCATTTTAAATTGGCGCTCGATATGGCCGAAGGGGAACAAAAAGCCCAGCTGGTCGGAAGAGCGTATTACAATCTGGGGTTATGCTATTACAATCAAGACCTTCTTGACCTTGCCATTGATTACTTTGAAAAAGCGGTCTCCACGTTTGAAAGCAGCAGGATCGTCAATTCACTTCCGCAAGCATACTTCTTAATTACCTTGATTTATTATAAAAGGGGAAAACATGATAAAGCTTCGGAATATCACAAGCGGGGCTATGAATATGCTAAAGAAACAGACGATGCAGACTACGCGGTAAAATTCGAGTTTTTGCAATCCCTATATCAGGATCAGCCCAATGAAGAAGGAATCGAACGATGTTTCCAATACTTAAAAAATAAAAATATGTACGCTGATATAGAGGATTTAGCCCTAGAAGTAGCAAAATATTACTATGAACAAAAATGGTTCAAACTGTCTGCTTCCTACTTTCTAAAAGTTGAAGAGGCAAGAAAACAAATACAAAGGAGTGAAGGTTTGTATGAAATTGAAATCTAA
- the phrC gene encoding phosphatase RapC inhibitor PhrC, whose translation MKLKSKLFVICLAAAAIFTATGVSANAEALDFHVTERGMT comes from the coding sequence ATGAAATTGAAATCTAAGTTGTTTGTTATTTGTTTGGCCGCAGCCGCGATTTTCACAGCGACAGGCGTTTCCGCTAATGCCGAAGCACTCGACTTTCATGTAACTGAAAGAGGAATGACGTAA
- a CDS encoding YjcZ family sporulation protein: MSGYGTSFALIVVLFILLIIVGTAFVGGY, translated from the coding sequence ATGTCAGGTTACGGAACTTCTTTCGCTTTGATTGTTGTGTTATTTATCCTCTTGATTATTGTGGGAACTGCATTTGTAGGAGGCTACTAA
- a CDS encoding YjcZ family sporulation protein, producing the protein MSGYSNGGGYGISSFALIVVLFILLIIVGTAFVGGY; encoded by the coding sequence ATGTCAGGATACTCTAACGGTGGCGGTTACGGCATCAGTTCTTTCGCTTTAATCGTTGTATTGTTTATTCTTTTGATTATCGTAGGGACTGCGTTTGTTGGCGGCTACTAA